A single Leptospira barantonii DNA region contains:
- a CDS encoding metalloenzyme yields the protein MIFYMFIDGIGFGPDQPETNPFSRYAKSFFLPLAGKQIPENAPAPLKNSVFLRTDASMGIKGLPQSATGQTSLWTGINACQVLQRHLSGFPTFTLKKIISKYSIIRVLEERGFKADLLNCYTPAFTDHVKKNPRHVSASTLIQMASDKPLKNMEDLRKGKGLYMDITHEYLKEFSRGYLEDSDELFQLRDPYETGKSIIRNCKEDDYTLCIYEFFLTDKVGHKMHWEAAEKYIGELEEFLAGVLEELNPEEDQLIVTSDHGNLEDLSVDVHTVNQVPTVLYGKYTSEMEKKIRAIVDIPHAIYDALGIKIELRDEEFIKTEP from the coding sequence ATGATCTTTTATATGTTCATCGACGGAATCGGCTTCGGACCGGATCAACCGGAAACCAATCCGTTTTCCAGATATGCTAAGTCGTTTTTTCTGCCGCTCGCCGGAAAGCAGATTCCGGAAAACGCCCCGGCTCCGCTGAAAAATTCCGTCTTTTTAAGAACCGATGCAAGCATGGGAATCAAAGGTCTTCCCCAAAGCGCAACGGGCCAAACCTCGCTTTGGACCGGAATCAACGCGTGCCAGGTGCTTCAAAGACATCTGAGCGGTTTTCCGACCTTCACTCTGAAAAAAATCATCAGTAAATATTCCATCATTCGTGTTTTGGAAGAACGCGGTTTCAAAGCCGATCTTTTAAACTGTTATACTCCTGCGTTTACGGATCACGTTAAAAAGAATCCGCGTCACGTTTCGGCTTCGACCTTGATTCAGATGGCGAGCGACAAACCTCTCAAGAACATGGAGGATCTTCGTAAGGGAAAAGGTCTTTATATGGACATCACCCACGAATATCTGAAGGAATTCTCCAGAGGTTATTTGGAAGATTCGGACGAATTGTTTCAGCTAAGAGATCCTTACGAAACCGGTAAGTCCATCATTCGCAATTGTAAAGAAGACGATTATACTCTTTGTATCTATGAATTCTTTTTAACGGATAAGGTCGGTCACAAGATGCACTGGGAAGCCGCCGAAAAATACATCGGCGAATTGGAGGAGTTTCTCGCGGGGGTTTTGGAGGAATTGAATCCGGAAGAAGATCAACTGATCGTTACTTCCGATCACGGAAACTTAGAGGATTTGAGCGTGGACGTTCACACGGTCAATCAGGTTCCGACCGTTCTTTACGGCAAATACACGTCCGAAATGGAAAAGAAAATCCGCGCGATCGTGGACATCCCACACGCGATTTACGACGCGCTCGGAATCAAGATAGAGCTCAGGGACGAAGAGTTTATCAAAACGGAGCCTTAG
- a CDS encoding ATP-binding protein, producing MNLNPEIFICSVFLFLSSILLWLASTTLVNLERRDRSATFTIWILISVSALFGFFSWIGESGLITVSNYSAVYFLPGIFGLILIPFGWFFIVVWFLGFLREKRIYRIFFWLLLIAQISAVVFFFVWSRKISLKLSLFHFWNVVPFSFRLSYLVYILFCITIPIIALFSFRVSKNVLPEIARNKAVPFLKTISLLLFGVFILVFFLFLGQGTGIIEDPVARSDRDPIPFYGFLIGILFLVSISILVLGQALISYEIFTGRILPKISLREEWRNANFGFFILALFYFATATFSFPKIELFLTGSYVYCVARTFLLKKSKDLRLEKSSVLSSIIKTEEIKGDLLENSKNLKEKFQRSFDILCSDILETSSALFINESRVPFIADMILRYPNTGTTEEFKESQKPEIADVNLITFKNLNLIFEKDGLSYLERENHSDFALCIKVENDQSGDGLLFLGQKRNGGLYAEEEIETAKAAVSWILSSLFTESNSLALSSLQRKHMEEQRISDYKTRQILHDEILPEIHSSILILSQLKNENEFSEQIQLLTNLHKRVSSFLRELPDTSLEIARLGLIDALIRRIGAEWEASRFDWNFEPELKERFPISKPEALEILFYACRESIRNAVKYSRESGRNDISVSFFARNDPRNGVLVRIKNRIETDRNSSFESAGQGLRIHSALLKIFGGYLTLEFLNTNEALVEIFLPEQV from the coding sequence TTGAATCTTAATCCGGAAATTTTCATCTGTTCCGTATTTCTGTTTTTATCCTCGATTCTGTTATGGCTCGCGTCCACAACTCTCGTCAATTTGGAAAGAAGAGATCGTTCCGCGACGTTTACGATTTGGATTCTGATTTCAGTTTCCGCATTGTTCGGTTTTTTTTCTTGGATCGGAGAATCGGGTCTGATCACCGTTTCAAATTATTCGGCGGTTTATTTTCTTCCGGGAATCTTCGGTTTGATTTTAATTCCATTCGGTTGGTTTTTTATCGTAGTTTGGTTCTTGGGTTTTTTAAGAGAAAAAAGAATTTATAGAATTTTCTTTTGGCTTCTTTTGATCGCACAAATCTCCGCGGTCGTTTTCTTTTTCGTATGGAGTCGAAAAATTTCCCTGAAGTTATCTTTATTCCATTTTTGGAATGTAGTTCCGTTCTCGTTTCGACTTTCCTATCTCGTTTATATTCTATTCTGCATTACGATTCCGATCATAGCGCTTTTTTCATTTCGTGTTTCCAAAAACGTACTTCCCGAAATCGCTCGAAACAAGGCGGTCCCCTTTTTAAAAACGATTTCCTTGCTCCTTTTCGGAGTTTTTATACTCGTGTTCTTTTTATTTTTAGGACAAGGAACCGGTATCATAGAAGACCCGGTGGCCCGATCGGACCGGGATCCGATTCCGTTTTACGGTTTCCTCATCGGAATCTTATTTTTGGTTTCGATCTCGATCCTCGTTTTGGGACAAGCGTTGATCTCTTACGAAATATTTACGGGCCGAATTCTTCCGAAAATCAGCCTCAGGGAAGAATGGAGAAACGCGAACTTCGGTTTTTTCATCCTGGCTCTTTTTTACTTTGCAACCGCTACATTCAGTTTTCCTAAAATTGAACTGTTCTTAACCGGTTCTTACGTTTATTGCGTAGCAAGAACCTTTCTTTTGAAAAAAAGCAAGGATTTGCGATTGGAGAAAAGTTCCGTCTTAAGTTCCATCATAAAGACGGAGGAAATTAAAGGCGACCTTCTGGAGAATTCGAAAAATCTAAAGGAAAAATTCCAAAGATCCTTCGACATTCTTTGTTCGGATATTTTGGAAACATCCTCGGCTCTATTTATTAACGAAAGCAGAGTTCCGTTTATCGCGGACATGATTCTACGTTATCCGAACACGGGCACAACCGAAGAATTTAAAGAATCCCAAAAACCCGAAATCGCGGACGTAAACTTAATAACATTCAAAAATTTGAATCTGATTTTCGAAAAGGACGGCCTTTCCTATTTGGAACGGGAGAATCATTCCGATTTTGCACTTTGTATCAAGGTCGAGAACGATCAATCCGGAGACGGTCTTTTATTCTTAGGTCAAAAAAGAAACGGAGGTTTGTATGCGGAAGAGGAAATCGAAACCGCAAAGGCCGCCGTGTCTTGGATCTTGTCTTCTCTTTTTACGGAGAGCAATTCGTTGGCCCTAAGTTCTTTACAAAGAAAACATATGGAAGAGCAGAGAATCTCAGATTACAAAACGAGACAAATTCTTCACGATGAAATTCTTCCCGAAATCCATTCCTCGATTTTAATTCTTTCTCAATTGAAAAACGAAAACGAATTTTCGGAACAAATCCAACTTCTTACGAATTTACACAAACGTGTTTCGAGTTTTTTAAGAGAACTTCCCGATACGAGTTTGGAAATCGCAAGGCTTGGTTTGATCGACGCGTTGATCCGAAGAATCGGCGCCGAATGGGAGGCTTCTCGTTTTGATTGGAATTTCGAACCCGAGTTGAAAGAGCGGTTTCCGATTTCCAAACCGGAAGCATTGGAAATTCTTTTTTATGCGTGTAGGGAATCGATTCGAAACGCGGTCAAGTATTCGAGAGAAAGCGGTCGAAACGACATTTCGGTTTCGTTTTTTGCAAGGAATGATCCTCGAAACGGCGTTTTAGTACGAATCAAAAATCGGATTGAAACCGATCGAAATTCTTCCTTTGAATCAGCGGGACAAGGACTACGAATCCACAGCGCCTTGTTGAAAATTTTCGGGGGTTATCTTACTTTAGAATTTTTGAATACGAACGAAGCGTTGGTCGAGATTTTTTTACCGGAACAAGTTTGA
- a CDS encoding sugar transferase: MKSLRSFSIFSGMKRIIESVLSVLALALFSPILIGVGLFILLIDGRPVFFLQDRLGLFKKPFRIFKFRTMHNGEITKLGFWLRRTGIDELPQIWNILIGDMSIVGPRPLTSYDTDRLRWNEKFHEVRWSVRPGITGLSQLYSGLGSRISFCFDRSYLKLRSFSLDLRIVLLTFVMNLFGKNRVRDRLKFSLKNRKRRIEWKTWRDHFRKNEHRPLPKIVSEVLELRPNEMSSIAYSLAIFQLGESGEGRIAKEIDKTILFGIDDFYREALKLFVKEEGRHARILGECVRALKGELIESNWTERLFHFGRRLLGVRLKLMVLLAAEVVGICFYRKIAEKIPNGFVKSALLEVVKDEEKHLKFHGDFFRVRVKTFLSKILFRILWRTISIAACITVILDHRKTFRILGISNYKTFQKFREISVSAEEFIIEGLTWKLNRAFRS; the protein is encoded by the coding sequence ATGAAGTCCTTGAGAAGTTTTAGTATATTCTCAGGTATGAAAAGAATCATCGAATCCGTTTTATCCGTTCTCGCTTTGGCGTTGTTTTCTCCGATCCTGATCGGAGTCGGTTTGTTCATCCTTTTGATCGACGGTCGCCCCGTTTTCTTTTTACAGGACAGGCTCGGTCTTTTTAAAAAGCCGTTCCGAATTTTCAAGTTCAGAACGATGCACAACGGAGAAATTACGAAGCTCGGTTTTTGGTTGAGAAGAACCGGAATCGACGAACTTCCTCAGATCTGGAATATTCTGATCGGCGATATGAGTATCGTGGGTCCGAGACCGTTGACTTCGTATGATACGGATCGTTTGCGGTGGAATGAAAAGTTTCATGAAGTTCGTTGGTCGGTTCGTCCGGGAATCACGGGCTTATCGCAGTTATATTCGGGTTTGGGTTCTCGAATTTCTTTTTGTTTCGATCGTTCTTATCTCAAGTTGAGAAGTTTTAGTTTGGATCTTCGGATCGTACTTTTGACTTTTGTAATGAACTTATTCGGGAAGAATAGAGTTCGCGATCGATTGAAATTCTCTCTTAAAAACCGCAAAAGAAGAATCGAATGGAAAACTTGGAGAGATCATTTTCGTAAAAACGAACATCGGCCTTTGCCGAAAATCGTGTCCGAAGTCTTGGAACTTCGTCCCAACGAAATGAGTTCGATCGCTTATTCTCTCGCCATATTCCAGTTAGGCGAATCTGGCGAAGGAAGAATCGCAAAAGAAATCGATAAGACCATTCTTTTCGGAATCGACGATTTTTACAGGGAAGCGTTGAAACTTTTCGTAAAGGAAGAAGGAAGACACGCAAGAATTTTGGGGGAATGTGTGCGCGCCTTGAAGGGAGAATTGATCGAATCCAATTGGACCGAACGATTGTTTCATTTTGGTAGAAGATTGTTAGGAGTTCGACTTAAGTTGATGGTTTTGTTAGCCGCCGAAGTGGTTGGAATTTGTTTTTATCGTAAGATCGCGGAAAAAATTCCGAACGGTTTCGTGAAGTCGGCCTTGCTCGAAGTCGTAAAGGACGAGGAGAAACATCTCAAATTTCACGGAGATTTTTTTAGAGTTCGAGTGAAGACGTTCTTATCGAAGATTCTTTTTAGAATCCTTTGGAGAACGATTTCCATAGCCGCTTGTATCACGGTGATTTTGGATCATCGCAAAACGTTCCGTATATTAGGTATTTCTAATTATAAAACGTTTCAAAAATTTCGTGAAATTTCAGTTTCGGCGGAGGAATTTATCATCGAAGGTTTGACTTGGAAATTGAACCGGGCCTTTCGTTCGTAA
- a CDS encoding prohibitin family protein, giving the protein MEQVLAFLKKHWIKGFGLFLVFIFNPLVCIGTGHRGVVTNLGSVSDRILGEGINFITPVVQSVKSIDVRIQKVEANSTAPSSDLQEIHTMITLTYHLSPNQVNKLYQEIGMDYEDTIIVPAILETMKHVTAQFTASDLVTKRESVSLKIHELLHTKLGKFYILVDEVSMKDFEFSKTFSESIELKQKAEQDALRAKNELERVKIEAEQQIVNARAEAETLRLKSQQITPMMVEMERIKKWNGKYPDTYLGSGSNTLFQLK; this is encoded by the coding sequence ATGGAACAGGTTTTGGCGTTTCTCAAAAAACATTGGATCAAAGGATTCGGGTTGTTTTTGGTTTTCATTTTTAATCCGCTCGTTTGTATCGGGACCGGGCATCGCGGGGTTGTTACGAACCTCGGTTCCGTTTCCGATCGGATTCTCGGGGAAGGAATCAACTTCATCACTCCGGTCGTTCAATCTGTGAAAAGTATCGACGTAAGAATTCAAAAAGTCGAAGCGAATTCCACGGCTCCGTCGAGCGATTTGCAGGAAATTCATACGATGATCACTTTGACGTATCATCTTTCTCCGAATCAAGTCAACAAACTCTATCAGGAAATCGGAATGGACTACGAAGACACGATCATCGTTCCCGCGATTTTGGAAACGATGAAACACGTAACCGCTCAGTTCACCGCGTCCGATCTTGTTACAAAAAGAGAAAGTGTATCGTTGAAGATTCACGAGTTACTCCATACGAAACTCGGTAAGTTTTATATTCTCGTGGACGAGGTTTCCATGAAGGATTTTGAATTTTCGAAAACGTTTTCTGAATCGATCGAGCTAAAACAAAAAGCGGAACAGGACGCGCTCCGTGCAAAAAACGAATTGGAAAGGGTTAAAATCGAAGCGGAACAACAGATCGTAAACGCAAGAGCGGAGGCGGAAACGTTGAGACTGAAATCGCAACAGATCACTCCGATGATGGTCGAGATGGAACGGATTAAAAAATGGAACGGTAAATATCCAGATACGTATTTGGGAAGCGGTTCCAACACGCTCTTTCAATTAAAGTGA
- the mtaB gene encoding tRNA (N(6)-L-threonylcarbamoyladenosine(37)-C(2))-methylthiotransferase MtaB — MLSPIAEQTVLFNTLGCRLNFFESDGLFASLTKHGYRSAEAEEHPEVVIINTCTVTNKADSRNRNTIRNAIKKFPGSQIWVTGCYAETDRGSIEAIPGVAGVVGNTEKSKLPAMILEKKGLIDSEELIRVSYDRFSYSDVLPNGHTRAYLKIQDGCNRKCSYCKIPQARGLGVSRKYQDVLDQVRFLQDNGVGEIVLTGVNLGWFRDGENKKAFNKILGDILNILEYSRIRISSIEPPDVGNELAELMSHPRFTPFLHIPLQSGSAEILKRMKRTYTPDTFRKRVETAKEKIPGLFLGTDVIVGFPGETEDMFQDSVRMVRELGFAKIHAFPFSVRRNTLAETFPDSVSKETKKERVHILNALSRELHQNYAIGESGKTREAILEQGGTAVTDNYLKVKLDEPELRNLKVGQFLNVELLEYRTEDDKEGTFDGRVSR; from the coding sequence CAATACTCTCGGATGTAGACTTAATTTTTTCGAGTCCGACGGTTTGTTTGCTTCTCTCACAAAACACGGTTATCGTTCCGCCGAAGCGGAGGAACATCCGGAAGTTGTAATCATCAATACATGTACCGTAACGAATAAGGCCGATTCGAGAAATCGAAACACGATTCGAAACGCGATCAAGAAATTTCCGGGTTCTCAAATTTGGGTCACGGGTTGTTACGCGGAAACCGATCGCGGTTCCATCGAAGCGATTCCCGGAGTTGCGGGAGTAGTCGGCAACACGGAAAAATCCAAACTTCCCGCAATGATCTTGGAAAAGAAAGGTTTGATCGATTCGGAAGAATTGATCCGGGTTTCTTACGATCGTTTTTCCTATTCGGACGTTTTACCGAACGGACATACGCGCGCGTACTTGAAAATCCAAGACGGATGCAATCGTAAATGTTCTTATTGTAAAATTCCTCAAGCGCGCGGCCTCGGAGTCAGTAGAAAGTATCAGGACGTTTTGGATCAGGTCCGTTTTCTGCAAGACAACGGAGTCGGCGAAATCGTTTTAACCGGAGTCAATCTCGGTTGGTTTCGCGACGGAGAAAACAAAAAGGCTTTCAACAAAATTCTCGGCGATATATTAAACATTTTAGAATATTCAAGAATTCGAATTTCCTCCATTGAACCTCCCGATGTCGGGAACGAACTCGCGGAATTGATGTCTCATCCGAGATTTACTCCGTTTTTACACATTCCATTACAAAGCGGAAGCGCAGAAATTCTAAAAAGAATGAAACGCACTTATACGCCCGATACCTTTCGCAAACGTGTGGAAACCGCAAAAGAAAAAATTCCGGGATTGTTTTTGGGAACCGACGTGATCGTAGGTTTTCCGGGCGAAACCGAAGATATGTTTCAGGATTCCGTAAGAATGGTTCGCGAGCTTGGGTTTGCTAAAATTCACGCGTTTCCGTTTTCGGTAAGAAGAAATACGTTAGCCGAAACCTTTCCCGATTCCGTCAGTAAGGAAACCAAAAAGGAAAGGGTTCATATTCTCAACGCTTTGTCGAGAGAACTCCATCAAAATTACGCGATCGGAGAGAGCGGAAAAACCAGAGAAGCCATTCTCGAGCAGGGTGGAACCGCGGTTACGGACAATTATCTAAAAGTAAAATTGGACGAACCTGAACTTCGCAACCTCAAAGTGGGTCAGTTTTTAAACGTGGAACTTCTTGAATATCGAACCGAAGACGATAAAGAAGGCACGTTCGACGGCAGAGTTTCGAGATAA
- a CDS encoding class I SAM-dependent methyltransferase produces the protein MGDLDYYENPEYQNFLISSKRRELTPPEVVFKHFSFKEVMHLVDFGMGLGYFTLELKKQLPKDAWIWGGECQQDLIDEVLHWKNREEVSNFTPFFIEKSDHPLLPEWIPTPDAVFASLVLSTFPDPGLAMDGLIRSMRKGGKLIVLDWVKNEYTIGPKINDKISLDKMKFLAELYHLDIVKNVRISEHVYGLEVVAGKDFEYGFYDLREEEDTTEEFIRS, from the coding sequence ATGGGCGACCTGGATTACTACGAAAACCCCGAATATCAGAACTTTCTGATTTCAAGTAAACGCCGCGAACTCACGCCTCCCGAGGTAGTGTTCAAACATTTCAGCTTTAAAGAAGTAATGCACTTAGTGGATTTCGGAATGGGACTCGGGTATTTCACTTTGGAACTGAAAAAACAACTGCCCAAAGACGCTTGGATCTGGGGCGGAGAATGTCAACAGGACTTAATCGACGAGGTTCTTCATTGGAAGAATCGGGAAGAAGTCTCGAACTTTACTCCATTCTTTATCGAAAAATCGGATCACCCTCTTTTACCGGAATGGATTCCCACACCCGACGCCGTTTTTGCTTCTTTGGTTTTGTCCACGTTTCCCGATCCGGGTCTCGCGATGGACGGACTCATTCGTTCAATGAGGAAAGGCGGGAAGTTGATCGTTTTGGATTGGGTCAAAAACGAATACACGATCGGACCTAAAATCAACGATAAGATCTCCTTGGACAAAATGAAATTCTTAGCCGAACTCTATCATCTCGACATCGTTAAAAACGTCCGCATTTCCGAACACGTCTACGGTTTGGAAGTGGTCGCGGGAAAAGATTTCGAATACGGCTTTTACGATCTTAGGGAAGAGGAAGACACAACGGAAGAATTCATCCGTTCGTGA
- a CDS encoding response regulator transcription factor gives MKDKVLNLLIVEDNEKLRKSLIEGLKEFERLNVVYDCATGEKVIDFALKNEFDVLLADVRLAGTLNGIETIVAVRKEFPRKPVVIYSIQDSDEYFRTFRKAGILSHYAYVRKSNYLLPKMIVPLIDLAYEGKSFIDPEIETRIVEVKDQDENSPMAILEPNEKVVARMLATGQSNEQIAARLGFKDKRTISRINGQIYAAWDLNESNVDEKVARTRAALIVRENRFLQWEEDGSAYYRNGSGEWVRWESNLES, from the coding sequence ATGAAAGATAAAGTTTTGAATCTGTTGATCGTGGAAGACAACGAAAAGCTGAGAAAATCACTGATCGAAGGTTTGAAAGAATTCGAACGTTTGAATGTAGTCTATGACTGCGCGACCGGCGAAAAAGTGATCGACTTCGCTTTAAAGAACGAATTCGACGTTTTACTCGCGGACGTCCGTTTAGCGGGAACGTTAAACGGAATCGAAACGATCGTCGCCGTTCGAAAGGAATTTCCCAGAAAACCGGTCGTCATCTATTCGATCCAAGACAGTGACGAATACTTTCGAACGTTTCGAAAAGCGGGAATTTTGAGTCATTACGCATACGTGCGCAAATCGAATTATCTGTTACCCAAGATGATCGTTCCTTTGATCGATCTTGCATACGAAGGTAAAAGTTTTATCGATCCCGAAATCGAAACGAGAATCGTGGAAGTTAAGGATCAGGACGAAAATTCCCCGATGGCGATCTTAGAACCGAACGAAAAGGTCGTGGCAAGAATGTTGGCTACGGGCCAAAGCAACGAACAAATTGCCGCTCGACTCGGATTCAAAGACAAAAGAACGATCAGCAGAATCAACGGACAAATCTACGCGGCTTGGGATTTAAACGAATCCAACGTCGACGAAAAAGTCGCGCGCACAAGAGCCGCGCTGATCGTTCGAGAAAATCGTTTTCTACAATGGGAAGAGGACGGAAGCGCTTATTATAGAAACGGATCCGGAGAATGGGTTCGTTGGGAATCGAATCTTGAATCTTAA
- a CDS encoding tetratricopeptide repeat protein, whose amino-acid sequence MNRSIILITGFLFICAGLLTGVYQTTVQDEDSKRKNVLERIKEGEEYLKQTNAKAAEKAVDIFSELSAREIPEEHSFRVKYDMGRALERNQDSLLALGIYRELNQKEGLARDERSKVAYSMGNLLLQLNRDEEGKGHLEEVLRISADAKLRSSALSAIADYYMKKGNYDLSRKNYVLALQEDPENVKARVRWGKSLRRMGKDWSAYDVYDDYAQAGFYFDPEKEKVSSEFRSGILEKARQLYVRKQYYGAIETFRKALEMGVSPKAEEQALFYIAESYEAIGKSDSSLQFLNRVLGNQDGSLDQTALFRKGTIYFKNGKYEKAAALFQEATDKYPDSPVGRKASAWKKESLDQVEDNLHYKNSDKEKSKEDLEQERFD is encoded by the coding sequence ATGAACCGCTCCATCATCTTAATTACTGGATTCTTATTTATCTGCGCCGGTCTTTTAACCGGAGTTTATCAAACCACGGTTCAAGACGAGGATTCCAAACGGAAGAACGTCTTGGAGCGGATTAAAGAAGGCGAGGAATATCTAAAGCAGACTAACGCGAAAGCCGCGGAGAAGGCAGTGGATATTTTTTCCGAGTTATCCGCGCGCGAAATTCCCGAAGAACATTCCTTTCGCGTAAAATACGATATGGGAAGAGCCTTGGAAAGAAATCAGGACAGCCTTCTTGCGCTCGGAATCTATCGTGAACTCAATCAAAAAGAGGGCCTTGCAAGGGACGAACGTTCCAAGGTCGCTTATTCGATGGGAAATCTTCTTCTGCAACTCAATCGCGACGAGGAAGGAAAAGGCCATCTCGAAGAAGTTCTGAGAATTTCCGCGGACGCAAAACTTCGTTCGAGCGCGTTATCCGCCATCGCGGACTATTATATGAAGAAGGGAAATTACGATCTTTCCCGTAAGAACTACGTTCTCGCTCTTCAAGAAGATCCTGAAAACGTAAAAGCCCGCGTTCGCTGGGGAAAATCCTTACGAAGAATGGGCAAGGATTGGTCCGCATACGACGTTTACGACGACTATGCGCAGGCGGGATTCTACTTCGATCCTGAAAAGGAAAAGGTAAGTTCCGAGTTTAGAAGCGGCATCTTGGAAAAGGCAAGACAACTCTACGTTCGCAAACAATACTACGGTGCGATCGAAACTTTCAGAAAGGCTCTTGAAATGGGAGTCAGTCCGAAAGCGGAAGAGCAGGCTTTGTTTTATATCGCTGAAAGTTACGAAGCGATCGGAAAGTCAGATTCTTCCCTTCAATTCTTAAATCGTGTTTTAGGAAACCAAGACGGTTCTTTGGATCAAACCGCTCTTTTTAGAAAGGGAACGATCTACTTTAAAAACGGAAAATACGAAAAAGCGGCCGCGTTATTCCAAGAAGCAACGGATAAGTATCCTGATTCTCCGGTTGGAAGAAAGGCGAGCGCTTGGAAAAAAGAATCTCTCGATCAAGTAGAGGATAATCTTCATTATAAGAACAGCGATAAGGAAAAAAGCAAAGAGGACTTGGAACAGGAACGATTTGATTGA